In Leptotrichia buccalis C-1013-b, the genomic window TGAAATTACTTTGGAATTGAATCCAACGGATATGACTTTGGAAAAGTTGAAGGAAATTCGGGAAATTGGGATAAATCGTTTGAGTATTGGAATACAGAGTTTTCAGAATCACGTGCTGAAATTTATTGGGAGGCAACATAGTTCAGATGATGCAGTAAATGTGTACAGAATGGCTAGAGAAGCTGGATTTGAGAATATAACCGTGGATTTGATGTTTGGAATTCCTAATCAAAGTATTGAAGATTTACAGCGGGATTTAAACATTTTGAAGGAATTAAAGCCTGAGAATGTTTCGATTTATTCGCTTATTTGGGAAGAAGGGACAGTTTTCTGGAGTAAATTGCAAAAGGGGATTCTGTCGGAAATTGATCAGGATGTGGAAGCTCAGATGTATGAGATGATTATTGAATTTTTTAATGAAAATGGATACTGTCATTACGAAATATCGAATTTTGCACGAATTGATGAAAATTTGTGGAAAAATCAAATATCTGAAAATATAGAAGATTTTGAGATGATTAAGAAAAGACAAAAAAATGGTGGAAGACATAATCTAAAATATTGGAGAAATAAAAAGTTTATTGGTGTTGGAATGAGTGCAACGGCTTATTATGGTGAGAACCGGCATAGCAATGTTCGGACATTTAATAAATATTATAAATTTTTAGATAATGGAAAATTACCTATTGATGAAAATACAGTAGAAATTGTTGATGAAATTGAAAGTGAAAAATTAAAGAGAATGCTGGGGTTAAGGTTGATTCAGGAGGGAATTGAGTATTTTGAGGATGAGAGAGTTGAAAAACTTATAGAAAATGGATTGCTAGAGAAATTTACCGCGAAAAAAATAAAAAAAATAAATTCTTTTACTGAAAATACTGGAAAAGTTGAAAAATTTATTCCCGCAAAAGAAAAAAAAATAAAAAATAAAGTTAAAAATAATGAATATTTTGATAAAAAAATAGTGGAAAATAGTTATGAAATAAGGCTTCGATTAACAAAAAGAGGAATGTTACTAGCAAATGATGTATTTGTTGAATTTATTTGAAAAAAAGGTTATAATAATGTAACTGTAGAAATATCATATTTATTAAAATGTCAAAAAGCATTTATAAATTGAATCGTAAAAAATTCAATCTCATAGAAATTTAATTATAAAAAATTTTAAAAAAATTAAAGCAGATTAAAGTAATAGGAGCAGAAAATGGAACTCAACAGTGTAAAAATTCATCAAAATTATGAAAAAATCTTGGAAAATGTGAAAAAATATTCACCATATCCAGAAAAAGTGAAAATTTTATTTGTAAGCAAATATTTAAATGTGGAAGAACATAAGGCTGTAATAGATATGGGCTATGATTATTTTGGTGAAAATCGAGCTCAGCTCTATCGAGACAAGTTAAATGAATTTTCAGATGAAAAATATAAAAATATCAAATGGGATTTTATTGGGCGATTACAGAAAAATAAAATTAAATACATAATAAATAGCGTAAATTTAGTACATTCAATAGATTCTTACCAGCTTTTAGAAGAAATAAATAAAAAAGCTATTGAAAATAATAAGACTATAAGCGGGTTAATACAAATTAACGTTTCAAGGGAAGAATCCAAAACAGGAGTTTATATTGAAGATTTTAAAAAGGATAGTGAAAAATATTTTTCAATGAGTAATGTAAAAATAGCTGGGTTTATGACAATGGCTCCATTTGATGCTAGTGAATACGAAATAGATAATTATTTTTCAAAAATGAGAGAATTAAAAGAAGAATACGAAAAAAAATATGATTATATTACTGAGCTTTCTATGGGAATGTCTAATGATTATATAGAAGCCTTGAAAAATGGTGCAACTATAATTAGAATAGGAAGCAAGTTATTTGAATAGGAGGTTATATTTTGGGACTTAAAAGAAAATTAATGGAATTTTTTGGCGATGATATAGAAGATGATGACGATGAATTATCTGAAGAATTGTCAAATGATGAAAAAAAAGAAGCAGCAACAGAACAACCGTCGCAAAATCAGCAGGCGAAAGTTCAGCATAAAACAACAACAAACAGAGTAGAGCAGGAAAAACAACCAGAAGAAAAAAAAGGCATTGGAAGTCTTTTTGGAGTAGGGAAAAAGGAGGAAAGTACAAAAATGGCGTCGTCAAAAGTGAGCTATGTTTCGATTATCAGACCAAAAGTTTTTGAAGATTCAAGATTAATTGCAGATGCAATAAAAGAAAACAAAGTTGTAACATTCAGTCTGGAATTTTTAGAATATGAAGTAGGGCAAAGAGTAATAGATTTTGTAAGTGGAGCAGCTTATGCAATGAATGCACATCTTTCAAAAGTTACAGACAAAGTTTTGACTTCAA contains:
- a CDS encoding YggS family pyridoxal phosphate-dependent enzyme; translated protein: MELNSVKIHQNYEKILENVKKYSPYPEKVKILFVSKYLNVEEHKAVIDMGYDYFGENRAQLYRDKLNEFSDEKYKNIKWDFIGRLQKNKIKYIINSVNLVHSIDSYQLLEEINKKAIENNKTISGLIQINVSREESKTGVYIEDFKKDSEKYFSMSNVKIAGFMTMAPFDASEYEIDNYFSKMRELKEEYEKKYDYITELSMGMSNDYIEALKNGATIIRIGSKLFE
- a CDS encoding cell division protein SepF: MGLKRKLMEFFGDDIEDDDDELSEELSNDEKKEAATEQPSQNQQAKVQHKTTTNRVEQEKQPEEKKGIGSLFGVGKKEESTKMASSKVSYVSIIRPKVFEDSRLIADAIKENKVVTFSLEFLEYEVGQRVIDFVSGAAYAMNAHLSKVTDKVLTSIPVGIDYEDIDASLGEETTDSNLL
- the hemW gene encoding radical SAM family heme chaperone HemW encodes the protein MTKIKEKNIDAIYIHIPFCDKKCEYCDFCTFVRMEKEYRKYIDYLIREIRMYPKFTYDTIYFGGGTPSVLPVEMIREIMQELEWTENTEITLELNPTDMTLEKLKEIREIGINRLSIGIQSFQNHVLKFIGRQHSSDDAVNVYRMAREAGFENITVDLMFGIPNQSIEDLQRDLNILKELKPENVSIYSLIWEEGTVFWSKLQKGILSEIDQDVEAQMYEMIIEFFNENGYCHYEISNFARIDENLWKNQISENIEDFEMIKKRQKNGGRHNLKYWRNKKFIGVGMSATAYYGENRHSNVRTFNKYYKFLDNGKLPIDENTVEIVDEIESEKLKRMLGLRLIQEGIEYFEDERVEKLIENGLLEKFTAKKIKKINSFTENTGKVEKFIPAKEKKIKNKVKNNEYFDKKIVENSYEIRLRLTKRGMLLANDVFVEFI